One genomic region from Prunus persica cultivar Lovell chromosome G3, Prunus_persica_NCBIv2, whole genome shotgun sequence encodes:
- the LOC18783612 gene encoding eukaryotic translation initiation factor 5 produces MALLNIGAGNSDDAFYRYKMPKMVTKIEGRGNGIKTNIVNMVDIAKALARPAAYTTKYFGCELGAQSKFDEKTGTSIVNGSHDTAKLAGLLENFIKKFVQCYGCGNPETEILITKTQMIQLKCAACGFVSDVDMRDKLTTFIIKNPPEQKKGSKDKKAMRRAEKERLKEGEAADEELKKLKKEAKKKGTSSAKEGPVKASSSKKKTSASDEDRTSPTPSQADEEEADDDDDDVQWQTDTSIEAARQRMQEQLNDATADMVMLPTNEPEKAKAETKANESLENGNSTARGTLTDELKKNLDKGISPKQFQSLLGSLSGSAKEKMTALFDALFGGLEKGFAKEVSKKINYLAVAAAQDEESQLLLLQAIEGFCGKSSSSALKEVALVLKALYDVDILEEECIVQWYQEGLKGGSKNSQIWKNAKPFIDWLQSAESETEED; encoded by the coding sequence ATGGCTTTACTGAACATTGGTGCTGGGAACAGTGATGATGCCTTCTACAGGTATAAGATGcccaaaatggttaccaaAATTGAGGGCCGAGGAAATGGCATCAAGACAAATATAGTCAACATGGTTGATATCGCAAAGGCTTTGGCAAGGCCCGCTGCGTACACTACAAAGTATTTTGGTTGTGAACTTGGCGCACAATCCAAGTTTGATGAGAAAACTGGGACTTCTATTGTTAATGGGTCCCATGACACTGCTAAGCTAGCTGGCCTCCTTGAAAACTTTATCAAGAAATTTGTTCAGTGTTATGGATGTGGAAATCCAGAAACAGAGATACTGATTACGAAGACTCAAATGATTCAGCTCAAATGTGCTGCTTGTGGTTTTGTGTCTGATGTGGACATGAGGGACAAGCTCACTACTTTCATTATTAAGAACCCACCTGAGCAGAAAAAGGGATCCAAAGACAAGAAAGCAATGAGAAGAGCTGAGAAGGAAAGACTAAAAGAAGGTGAAGCTGCTGATGAGGAGCtgaaaaaactgaagaaagAGGCAAAGAAGAAGGGCACTTCCTCTGCTAAGGAGGGCCCTGTGAAGGCCAGctcttcaaaaaagaaaacaagtgcCTCTGATGAGGATCGTACATCACCTACTCCCAGCCAGGCTGATGAAGAGGaggctgatgatgatgatgatgatgttcaGTGGCAAACTGATACGTCGATAGAGGCAGCTCGTCAACGGATGCAAGAACAGTTGAATGATGCGACAGCTGATATGGTGATGCTTCCCACCAATGAACCAGAGAAGGCCAAGGCAGAAACAAAGGCAAATGAGAGTTTGGAAAATGGGAACTCCACTGCTCGAGGAACACTTACGGATGAGTTGAAAAAGAATCTGGATAAGGGTATTTCACCCAAACAATTCCAATCCCTTCTGGGGTCACTTTCTGGGTCTGCAAAGGAAAAAATGACTGCTCTATTTGATGCGCTATTTGGGGGCCTAGAGAAAGGGTTTGCAAAAGAGGTATCCAAGAAGATAAACTACCTTGCTGTAGCTGCTGCTCAGGATGAGGAATCTCAATTGCTCTTGCTTCAAGCAATTGAAGGCTTCTGTGGGAAGTCGAGCTCAAGTGCCTTGAAGGAAGTTGCCCTTGTTTTAAAAGCTCTCTATGATGTTGATATCTTGGAGGAAGAATGCATAGTGCAGTGGTATCAAGAGGGACTGAAGGGTGGGAGCAAGAACTCTCAGATTTGGAAGAACGCCAAACCATTCATTGACTGGCTCCAGAGTGCTGAGTCCGAAACGGAGGAGGattaa